In the Nitrospirota bacterium genome, CAAAGGTGTGACAAATGCAAGTGCACTCCCGGAACCGAACCTTGTCAATTATTACGGGAGAAAAGAAAATGCAGACCGGCAACCAGGAACAGGGAGCTTGCCATGCTTTCAAAGGCTTTCAATCTTGCAAGGCTCTGGAAGTGGACGAAAGAAAACCCCTGTGCACTTGTCAAAAGAGAAAAGGAAGACAATGAAAATATCGGCAAATGTCTGCCTGTTGACAGGGAAGATATGCTATTTAACGCCTGTGAGCGCCGTTGCAATGGGCAACTTCTGGAAATGGTCAAGATAGCGATCCACACCGGATTGAGAGAAGCCGAAATACTCAATATGCGCTGGGAGAAGATCGAGTTCAGGGAGAGAACGATTTCCGTAATTCAAAAAGGCGGAAGGGAAAAGATAGTTCCTATGAACGACACCGCTTTTAGTCTTCTGAAAGAAAAATCCAGAGTCCGGTCGATTTCTGGTTATGTTTTCACTACTGCAAATGATACTCCGTTTATTGCGCGAAACGTTTACCGCGAGTTTCAGAAGGCATGTAAGCGGGCAGGAATTGAAGCCTTTAGATTCCACGATCTGAGGCACACTACTGGAACGAGACTGGCACAGGCAGGGCATGACATTTATGCTATCGCTTGCCTGCTGGGGCATAGCCAGCTTTCCACAGCCAAAAGATATGCCAAGCACAATACCGAAAGCATGCACAATGTTGTGAAGACACTCGATAAGAAAATGGCGGGAAAGGCATGATCTCGTGCAAAACTTTCACGATTTTATCACGTTGAGCGTTTCAGAGACAAAAAAAGGGCAGGAGAAATCTCCTAACCCCTTGATTTTTATGGTGAGCCGTGCAGGATTCGAACCTGCGACCCGCTGATTAAGAGTCAGCTGCTCTACCAGCTGAGCTAACGGCCCACGGAGAAACCAGCAAACAGTGAACAGTGACAAGTGGATAGTAAATAGTCTTAAAATGAACCAGTGAAACCCTTCGTCACTTTTTACTGCTCACTAACTATTCTTTTGTTGCTATTCACCGCAAATTTTGTTTTACAAAAATTACAGTGGCGCGCCTGAGAGGATTCGAACCTCCGACCCTCGGCTCCGGAGGCCGATGCTCTGATCCACTGAGCTACAGGCGCACTCAACAGCATGCAAAAGTTACAAGCGAAAAGTGAAAAGTTTTTGTCCGGAAA is a window encoding:
- a CDS encoding site-specific integrase — translated: MGLYKRRDSPIWWMSFSVSGRPYRRSTGTDNKKLAEAILGKVKTQVQEGRWFEIDEAKQHTFDEMMDRLIKDHAPTVSGKMLKSYRNSLAHLSEFFSGQTLDKIDTDSVMQYVAHRREQTCVPGTQRCDKCKCTPGTEPCQLLREKRKCRPATRNRELAMLSKAFNLARLWKWTKENPCALVKREKEDNENIGKCLPVDREDMLFNACERRCNGQLLEMVKIAIHTGLREAEILNMRWEKIEFRERTISVIQKGGREKIVPMNDTAFSLLKEKSRVRSISGYVFTTANDTPFIARNVYREFQKACKRAGIEAFRFHDLRHTTGTRLAQAGHDIYAIACLLGHSQLSTAKRYAKHNTESMHNVVKTLDKKMAGKA